In the genome of Felis catus isolate Fca126 chromosome E1, F.catus_Fca126_mat1.0, whole genome shotgun sequence, the window aataaagatttgaaaaacacACTATGGGGAAGTTGTAGAGGCCGTACATGCTGGACAGGGGGCTGAGAAACGACTTCTCAAGAGTTATGCTGGCTGGAGGGCTGCCCCctaggagcagggaggagagctGAAAGGAAAGGGCATTTAGTGAGCACCTCCTGGGTGCTGAGCTGGCCATTGGCTTGAGAATGTACGGCAAAGCGGTTTCCAGAAAGCAAGAGCTCTCCCTGGCACAGCTGGCTGGCAGACAAGAAAATGGGCTGCCCTGGGAGGGGTGAACCCCCTGACCCTGAAGTGCACAGGTAGGGGCTGGGTGACCCGGCAGGCCTAAGAGCACACTCTCTGGGAACACCTTTGGGCAGGAGGGTCTCTGCCTCAGAGCAGGCTGCGGGTTTCCTCCCTTGGAGGCCAGGAACTCCTCCTTtcaaagggaagagaggggcagcTCTAGTGTGACCCCACCCTCTTCTCATGTTACCGGTGGAGAAACTAATGCTCAGGTTCTCAGCCAGGAATCGCATAACAAAATGGGCAAGGACCCGGGCTTTCTGCCGCTCCTTCCAGAACATTGAAGAACCAGCCATAAACCCGTCAGGGATCCAGAGCAGAGGCCCTGCCTCAGCCTGAACCCTACCCTTAACACTGTATCTCTCAGACCTTGGCAAGAGGGAAGGCCAGTGGCTTTTCTGGGGGCCCAGAGAACCCCACCCTGTTATCAGGCTTTATTCAGACCGGTTGCCCAAGGAGGAGAGAGGTGAGGGCTTGCCTGAGCATGCTTCTACGCTCCCCAGATGTTCGTGGTAGCCGAAGCTGAAGCAAGCTCCTGCCGTTTGCACGAGTTCACCATCTCCGGCACCACTTACGCCCCGGAGGGCGAAGTGTGAGTGCTGGGCGAGGGAGAGCGGGTGGGCGTGGTTTCCTGGTGAGCTGGGCTACACGGGACAGACGGCTCGAGAGTCGTCAGTGGGCGAGGCTTCCCGGGGGCGGGATCAAGAAGCTGTGCACCTCCCAGGGGCCGGGCCAAATGCCCCGGTACTGAGACCCAGCCCCACAGGAGGCAGGCGGAGCAGCTCGTGCGCTGTGGGCAGTTCGATGGGCTGGTGGAGCTGGCGACAATCTGTGCCCTGTGCAACGACTCAGCGCTGGACTACAATGAGGTGGGTCCCAGCTCCCTTTCGTGACCTCCCTAGTATCCAGGTGCCCAGGACAGACGCTTCTCTGACTCTCAGAACTCCCAGGATTGGTAGTCCCTTACCCTTTGGAGTACCACACCCCAGGGGCACTGCCACCCCTGCACAATCCCCCACTGCCATTCCTTCCTCAGACTGGCTTTAGAACCAGTGCCCTAAGTGCCTTAGGGCTCTTGGACTGTGGGGGACTGTAATGTAAGGGACTGTAGTGCCAGGGTGCCTAGAGGAAGAAATTAGGGGAGCAGGGCTAGGGAGGGTGTTTAAAGTAGAAGGCACAGCCCGAAAAAGGCCCATAGGTCATAACAGCCTGATGTGATGTAGGCATTGAATGCCCTTGACTGCAGCTGGAGCAGTAGAATGGAACATGCAGGAAGACACTCCTACCTGAGGGAAGGACTTGACCACACCAAGTCAGGTCCCATAACAAGCTGAGGACAATAGTGAGCCACCAAAGGGTTTTGAGCAGGAGAGTGATAATGGTCAGATCTGCATTTACGAAAGATCAGACTTCTATGTGAAGGATGGAACAGACAGGGCAAGACTGGATTCAGGAAGTCTTGTGTGGTCCTCCGGGTCAGAGAGTTGCTGGCTGGGGCttcagggaaaggggagaaggcaTAGGTTGGAGAGAGAATTAGGAGCAAAACTCCTGGGACTTGGTGACTGGTTAGGTGAAAGAGTTGGAGGATAGCTCCTGGTTGGTGTCTGGGCTGGGACTGTCACTGGAATGGCAAATacagggggaaggggaggtggccTGAGGGTCAGTAAGGAACCAAGTCCAACAGGCAGCTTGGAGTTCAGGGGAAAGGTCACTGCCAGGCTGGGCACTGGAAGTCAAGCACATGaaaggtggggggagcagggagcgTAGGAGGCCTCAGGGAGAGAAGATgggaggggagaagcagggacCGGACAGCAGGGTTTAGAAAGAGGAAtctggggaaggaggctgggaaggagcATGCGGAGCATGAGGTAGACGGCCGGGAGAACACATGTTCACTGATGTCAGGGAAGggtcagaagggaagggaagcatcAGTGTCGGATGCTACCCAGACCTCATGTCAGCTGGGCTGGGAAGGGTCCAGAGGCCTGATGCAAAGGAGGTTTAAGGTAACTGGCCAAGGGAGCTCTAGGGGTCAGGGAGTGAGTGGGAGGTGAGGCTTGGGGGTCCACTGGAGGCTTTCCTGCTCTTCACGCCCTGTACTCTGGGCCCCACCAGGCTAAGGGCGTATATGAGAAGGTGGGAGAGGCCACGGAGACAGCCCTGACTTGCCTGGTGGAGAAAATGAATGTGTTTGACACCAACCTCCAGGCCCTGTCCCGAGTGGAACGAGCCAGTGCCTGCAATGCGGTGAGTAGAGTGAGAGCTCTGGCCACAGGCCTCATAGCGGGGGCTTCTGGGCAtctagagaagggagagaggaaggcgAAATCTTGggaggcttctgggaggaggagggacttcAGACGCTAGTAAGACTTGGCtaggaagaaaagacaggaaaagactgAGTGTGGGCGAGGATTCAGAGTTGGGAAGTACACAGCATGGTCAGGAAGTGGCAACCTTTTGGCATTTCTCAGGctggagagggagatgggggctTCCAATGCCAGGCTCAGAGGAGGATAGGCACCATCCCACAGGGAGCAGGAGGCTCTTCGTAGGATCGGGCAGCTGGAAAGAAAGCAGTGAGACTTGCTGGCTCTGCCTCTCACATCCTGACCCTCCTGGGCCCCGTAGGTCATCAAGCAGCTGATGCGGAAGGAGTTTACTTTGGAGTTCTCCCGGGACCGGAAGTCCATGTCAGTGTACTGCACGCCCACTCGCCCTGGCCTGGCAGCCCAGGGCAGCAAGATGTTTGTGAAGGTGGGGCCTGCCTAACTGGCCTAGGGCCGCTGCCCATGTGGAGTCCCTGGGAGATCCGATCTCCAGTGTTCTAAAGAGCCAGTGACTGCAGCTGTGGGAGACCAAGGGAGCTGTGAGGCCCACGGTCAAAGCAGCGGATCCAGGACGAGGGTGGTCAGCCTGCCGTGGGGCACTGGGAGCAGGATCTGGTCTTGGTGGAGATAAAGCCGGGGCTAGGCACCAAGGCCTGCCCCTCACCATGGTCCCAGCCCTGGGCTGAGAGGCACTGCCTCACCATATGACCTTGGGGTCACCTTTGCTCTTCcatgggcctcagtctccccatccaAATGGCAGGATCAAGCTGGAAGGTCTCGGAAGCCTTTCACCTCTGATGAGGGGCACTGAGGTAGTTGGTGCCCATGTTTGGTGCTTCATGTTTTGGCAACTGAGTCCTAGAGAGGGAAGTCTCCCATCCAGACTTCTGCCCATAGCACTGTTACTGTCACTCCTTTTCAACCTGAAGTAGGAATCACAGCCCTAACTTCATGCTGAAGTGGAAGTTTTAacttcttttgaaatgaaaaggcTTCTGTATTGGGATCTCAGGCTACTTTGAAAACTTAGCCACTTTGAAAACTCTCCTCTcctttggggagagggagaaggcatGACGAAGGGCTCAGAAGCTATTCCCAGGCCCGGGGTGAGACCCAAGGTGAGACCCCAAGGCTTCTGAGGAGCCTGTCACCCCGTCACATTTTCCCAGGGCCACACCCACCACCCCTCAGCATGGCTGTGTCTCTGGtccccaggcagggctcagccTGCCTCCCATTGCTGAACCCCCCTACAGAATTGGGATCCTGGTAGCACCATGTTGGCAGGGAAACAGGGCATGTAGGAGGACTGCCAATCCTattcccaccccctgccccagatgCTATAGCAGACCTTCTCAGCTCTGgattggtggggggagggggcctcccCACGGGCAGCTACTACTCCCCATTCCTTTTGAGTTTTTCCCAGTGGGGCCCCCTTGGTTTCCACTCTGAGCTTCCAGAGAATGGATTCTGGTCCATGCCTGGCTGTGTGTCCCCTTGGATGCCCTTTTCCCATTTCTGGGCCTCAACTTCCTCTGTTGGgcaagagggaaaggaggggtcCTAACTGACAGAGttacctctcccctcccccgtgaCGCAGGGGGCTCCTGAGAGTGTGATCGAGCGCTGCAGCTCAGTCCGAGTGGGAAGCCGCACAGTACCCCTGAACGCCACCTCCAGGGAGCAGATCCTCGCCAAGATCCGGGATTGGGGCTCCGGCTCAGACACACTGCGTTGCCTGGCACTGGCCACTCGGGATGCACCCCCAAGGAAGGAGGACATGCAGCTGGATGACTGCGGCAAATTTGCGCAGTACGAGGTGCGTGccagggcagggcccagggctgGGAGCCACGTGTCTCCCTGCCAGGGCCGGGCAGGTAGCAGCTTGAGCGTGGGCCCAGACCCCACTTGCATCTGCGCCCTCCCTACAGATGGACCTGACTTTTGTGGGCTGCGTGGGCATGCTGGACCCTCCAAGGCCCGAGGTGGCTGCTTGCATCGCACGCTGCCACCAGGCCGGCATCCGTGTGGTCATGATCACAGGGGACAACAAAGGCACAGCTGTGGCCATCTGCCGCCGGCTTGGCATCTTCAAGGACTCAGAGGATGTGGTGGGCAAGGCCTACACGGGTCGCGAATTCGATGACCTCAGCCCTGAGCAGCAACGCCAGGCCTGCCGCACAGCGTGCTGCTTCGCCCGTGTGGAACCTGCACACAAGTCCCGAATTGTAGAGAACCTACAGTCCTTCAATGAGATCACCGCCATGGTGAGGCCACAAGATGGGAGCCTAGTGGAGGTGGTGAGGagttgggagggggaggagggtcaCTGACCGTAGAGCTTGGAAAGAGCAACCCGTGCAACATCTGCCCCTGCTTCGTTCTTATTTTTTCGGCATTTTATTACAAAAAGTCTCaagcacaaaaagaaattaaaatagttttttagtAAACATCTATAATATCCACGATCTACATTCTACAAGTAACGTTCTGTTATATTTGCTTTGCACatacctatccatctatccatccttaATCCAGCGTTTCTTAAgtaaatttcaaagtaaattgcagGCATCAGTACACTTCACCCTCACATAATTTAGAATGCATACTCTATCTAGAGAGCAGCATTTCTttgtggttctattttttttcctttttgaggtAAAACTAACATGCAATGAAATGCACAAGTCTTGAGCGTAGCATTCACTTGACATGTTTTGATAAATGCAGACACACCTTTGGATGTCATCCAAACTCTTATCAAGATAAGGAATATTACCATGGAGACATGAAGTTCCCTCATGCACCTTCCCCATCAGGACCCTCTCCCACGACAGGCCATTTTTCCACCATAGATTGTCTGTCCTAGATTTtcacatgaatggaatcatatagtatgtattcttgtgtgtggcttctttgttttgaaatttatccaCGTGGCTTTGGGTATCAGTagatgattgcttttttttttttttttttttttttttttttttaagcattgaaTAGTGTTCCACTGTGAGTCAGTTTACTTATCTATTCACCTTTCAATGGACATTTTGTTTGGgcccagtttttgttttgtctcattCTTGATTACTAACCTATTCGTCAACACTCAGCTGACTCTTGAACCCAGTCTCACCCCTGACCTGGCCTCTGTTGACCTCCAGCCCCCAGTTCTTTACTTTAATGCTGACCTGTGATCCAGTCTTGACCTTGATACTGAGCTGGGCACCAATCTTGACTTGACCATAATTATAATCTGGTTCTTGACTTTATTTTGACCTTCATGTTGACTTGGTCCCTGACCTTGAACTTGACCATCTTAATCTGATTTTTACTTTGGGTCAGCCCTAAATGGGCTGCAGTCTTGACCTGCACCCTCACCTGATCCTTGACACTGACCTTGACCTCCAACCCAATACTTTTTGTAGACCTCAACTTTATGTGGCCTCTAATCTTCACCTTGACTGCAATTCCAACCTTGTCTGTGACATCACTCCTGATGTGGGCCATAACCTTGATTTGACGTTTGACTTTGACTTGACGTTTACCTTagtctagtttttaattttgagtctGAGTCCAGTGTTGACCCCGACCTTCACCTTGGCTCCAGCCTTTACCTTAACTATAACACCCACCTGATCCTTTGCCTGGGCCACAACCTTGACCTCATCCCTGACTTAACCTTAACTTTGCCCTTAACCTCAGCTTTATATTTTATACCACATCCAACCTGAATTTCATCTCTATCCTCATCAGTGACCCACTGTCATCCCCAACTCCACCCTCACCATCTTCTCTGACCTTAGAATTGACCTTCTCTTCAAATTTGTCCTTGTCTGCAATGCTTGGCTCCCCCCTCAGCCTCATACCCCAGCCCAATCTCTGAGCTCATTCTCAACCTCACCATTTGTTTTGTTCAGCTGTCTGCTTCCTTGGGGACATCCCCTGAGCTTAGGGATAGGCTTAGTTGAGAGGAGTCAAGGAGGTGGAAGAGAAGTTTCTCAGGCATGGTCCTACCTACCTTGGCCCCTAGACTGGAGACGGGGTGAATGATGCCCCGGCTCTGAAGAAAGCAGAGATTGGCATTGCCATGGGCTCCGGCACAGCTGTGGCCAAGTCGGCAGCTGAGATGGTGCTGTCAGATGACAACTTTGCCTCAATTGTGGCTGCAGTGGAGGAGGGCCGGGCCATCTACAACAACATGAAGCAATTCATCCGCTACCTCATCTCCTCCAATGTCGGCGAGGTTGTCTGGTAAGGCCCTGCATTTCCTGTTCCCAGCCCTCTGGACCAGCTCTAGGTCACTAAGGGAAATGCCTGTTTCTCGGATGAGGCTGTAGGGATAGAGGAACACATGCCCTGCCCTGGAGGTGGCGTTCTAGGACCTCATCTCAAGGAGGGCAGGGCCTTGTCATTCTTCCAGAGGCCTTGGTGCATCCCGGCCCCCAAGGAGATACCTAAAAAGTCCCTGTCATCCCTCTAGCCATAATCCCCACATTCACAGTTGCCAAGATGGGAGAACTAGCGCTGCTCTGGGGCAGTAACgtgttcacgtgtgtgtgtgagtgtgtgcacacaggtgTGTGCAAACATGGCGTGTGTACCCGAATGAAAGGTGTGGGTAGCCACGTGCATGTGTGCTCTTGTGCATCTTGAGGCAGAAGCAGAAGCACGGAGGATTTGTGCCAGCATCTAATTTGTACACATTTAGGTTCACGTGTGAGAGATGCCTGTGGGGGATGGTGAGCACATGTTTGCTTGGACACATGTGACTTCTGTCACCTCTGCTTGTCCGGGCAAGCATGTAGGTGTTTGCTTGTGTTTGTGCGATTGTATGGCCTGTgctgtttttccttctgtctgtgAACAAATTGTATGTGCTCAGGCATGCATTGTCCACATGTGTACATGTCCTAGAGAGGAGTTCTGGCCTAAACAGGAGAGGCCTAAAGAGCAGAAtcatccagcctccagagctgagATTAGGAGGCACGAGTGGTCCAGTGTGAAGCAGAGCCATGTATATGCAAGTctcacttgtgcacacacataaGAACTAGAAAAGTGAGGTGGGGCTCCTGTGAAGACAGTAGGTGAGCTTCCCAGTCTAGAGTGTGAGGAGGAGCTGGGCTCTCCAGTTGCCGGGCCCTAGAGCCTCTGACCCTGGTTCCAGCATCTTCCTCACGGCAATTCTGGGCCTGCCGGAAGCCCTGATCCCTGTGCAGCTGCTCTGGGTGAACCTGGTGACGGATGGCTTACCTGCCACAGCCCTGGGTTTCAACCCACCAGACCTGGACATCATGGAGAAGCTGCCCCGGAACCCTCGTGAGGCCCTCATCAGTGGCTGGCTCTTTTTTCGATATCTGGCTATTGGAGGTGAGTGGGGCCCCAGCCCTCAGTGAGGTTTCAGGAGCTTCCTGAGAGCTTCTATCAGGGATCCTTGCAAACTGCAGACAGTATGACTCAGCCTGGCATAGGCCAAAGGAAGCTGTGTGGGCTCATCTAATGGAAAATACTAGAGCATTcctcaggcatggctggatccaggccTCAGTATCACTGGCCTATTTTGGCTCTGCCTCAGCTCCATTCTCGGACAGGTGCTCCTTGAGATGGAAAGATGGCTGCTGCAGCTGTAGCCCTCATGTTTACTCTCTTACAACCCCCAATTCAGCAGAAGAGAGAGTGTCCGTCAGTAATATGATCAAAGTCTCAGGCCTGTTCTTGGCCCACATTGGGCCACCTGCTTATCTCCTAGCCAGTCACAGTGGCCAGGGGTGTGGCAGATGTTGATTGCCAAGCAGGGCCCACCACTGTCACTAAGGGTAGGTGCTATAAACCACATGGCTCAGAGAGGGAGTGGGTGGTTCCCTGACAGAAACTCAGGGCATTTTTAGGAAGGGGAAATGGATGCCAGAAAACCACAGCTATCCACTATAGCCagcttcctcctgccctccttgCAGTGTACGTAGGCCTGGCCACGGTGGCTGCCGCCACCTGGTGGTTCCTATATGATGCCGAGGGACCTCACGTCACCTTCTACCAGCTGGTAAGCAAGGATGGCCAGGGACTCTGTTGGGGTTATTTCTGAGGTAGAACTCACTGCCCAAGTTGTTGGAGCTCCAGGGGAAAGGGATCTGGAACTCCACGGTTGGCCAATGGCTGTCCCTCCCTACCCCCATACACTTACATAGACATCCACCATCTAAGGAGCCAAGCTCAGAAGCCACTGGAAACCTAGAGATAGCAGCCCAGCCCCAGAGCCAGAGAAGCGGTTACTGCTTCTCCCAGTCATTTGGTTAGGGGGCTGCCAAGGGGCATAAATGCCCAGAAGTATCTTGCCTTTATCAGGGAACCCCCAAAACATTGAGGGTTCAGAGATAGGTAGAACTTCAGGTGGAGGGTCAATAAGGAgattaagaggggcacctgggtggctcagttggttaagtgtccgactttggctcaggtcatgatctcacggttcgtgagttcaaggccctgcgttgggctctgtgctgacagctcagagattggagcctgctttggattctgtgtctcccccttcactgcccctcccccactcacgcgctctctctgtctctctctctctctcttcagaaataaatatacattaaattttttttaaataaggagatTAAGAATGGAGGGAAGAATCTGCCaggctctccctccccaccccacccctataACAACATACTTCTCAAGAAAAGGATCCACTGACCTCTTGAAGTCACCCAGCTGGTACATGCCCACCACAGGGCTGGCTTAGCTCAGCACAGCTCTGAACTGAGCAAGCAAGGAGACCCCTCAGCTCTGTCTGTCAATCTGACCCTCTGTCTGGGCATCTCCTTTGCTTGAAAGAACCTTTGCAGTGAATCTGGCAATGTCAGTTTGGGAATTCTCATGTAAAGCTGAGAGCTGCAGGGATTTGGGATCTTTTTCCTCCGAGAGTGTCTGTCTTCATTACCTTCTTGTAGATAGAAGAGCTCAAAAGAGGGACCTGACTCATTGCCCCATCCTGCCTGGGGAGGCTCTGTGATGATTTCAGGCATTCTCGCAGTGTTCGTATCTAGGTACAGTCAGCTCAGGGACGCTTTTCTTGTACCCACCAGCCCTGAAGCTCATGGGCTCTCCTTTCTTGCAGCAGTGCAGAGCATAGGCCGATGCCCTCATCCCAAAGGCTCGTGCCCCAGAGCCCTTGGCAGAAGGCTCGGGCCAGCCTCAGGCACCTCTGCTCATTTAGCTCCTGTGGGAGCAGCAAGATGCAGAGCAAGGGCGTGCTCACCATCCCGCTGCTGCCTTCTTCCAGCATTGTCTCAATTAGCCTCCTTTATCTATAGATCTCAAATCTCCCAGgatccccctctcccccgccacTGCGCTCTCGATGTTTCTTCTGAGCCCAGTCCCAAAATTCCAGCTGGATACCTCCTCTGAGGTGTCCCACAGGCCCATTGTATTCACTAAGTCCAAGATCAGATCTATCACCTTTCCCCAGATAATCCCTTTCCTTCATCCCCATCTCAGTTCTACTGCCTCCCTGGTCACCCATGCCAGCGAGACAGCTGGGGGTCGTGGTCGACACATACCCCACGCCCACTACGAATTAGTCCCCGGTCCCCTTGGTGCCAACTTCCCAACTGTCCTCAGGTCATTCCATTTCTCATTTATCCATCTGGTTAAGAAATGGCTATTGAGCAccaactatatgccaggcacaaaTTAGTAGTGACCAAGCAGGCAAAGTCTCTGGAAAGAGTTGGGAGGAGCATGGCAGTGGGCGTTCACATTTTAAGGTGAGAAGTGCTGCAGCAGAGAATGCAGATGTCTCTGAGACTTGGAGGTGGTCAAAGGTTAGACCTAAGGTAGAACTTTCAGCTTCAGATGCTGGAATTTCAGCAGAACTGACTAgagccctctccccctcccccacctgcttgGTTCCTGAAGAAATCTGTCAAAAACGCAGCAGTGACTAAGAGCACAGAGTATGGAGCCTGGATCCAGGCTGCCCGGGGTTCAAACCCTAGTGCCACCACACACCAGCTGTGTAACTCTGGACaggctacttaacctctctgtattagtttccttatctacaaaatgggtaATAATAGAACTGCCTCAGCCTCATAAGGCTATCAGGAGGATTAACTGAATCAATGCTTGTCAAGTGCTTAGACCaacatctggcacatagtaagagctaCGTACAGATGAACTAAGTTAATGAAACACAGAGGAGGCCTTGCAGCAGAAGGTAAATAGGAAATAgccagagaggcaaagggaaggaaTAGGCAGAACAGTGGCTTCACCCAAAGAAACAGGCCCCCACCACCACAAGGCTCATGATGAAACTAGGAGACTGAAGTTTCAGCCCGATGTACCTTCTAATCAGTTCAGGAGGCCACTCTATGACCCATGACCTGGGGCATAATGTACGCATGTGGCAGAGGCACACAGGTAAAACCCAGAAGGCTTAAAGTGGGCAGTGTATTTATCTATTGAAACCTCTTAGTGTgatcctttttgtattttttacctCTGCACATGCATAAGGATCTAGGCGTGCACATGCCTGAGTGGGAGGTGTGTATACGGCAtttgtatgtacatgtgtacacaGGCCATTGAGATTtggaaaggcgggggggggggggggtcctgacCACAGTGGCACAGCAGGCAGGGGCATTTGGTCTTCTTGCTCTATGATCAGTGCcaaataaaaacatgcatttgTCCCAAATACTGGAGCTCGATTTGGGGAGAAAATCCCACTGCTGGCTTAAATGAGCTAAGAACCTCCATCTCTTtgttaaaataagaaatctgaCCAAGTCTTAGTCTTTGGTAATTTTTTATCCTGcatgagggagaaaaggaaagtgcTAGCGGCCCCTTCTGGCTGAAAGTCACCTTACCCATTTTTATGCAGTGTGGGAAAACAGGGATGTATTTACTGGACAGGAGCTCAGACAGCCGGTCATTTTACAGGCTTCTCTTTGAGGGTTATTTTTACAGCATGTGATTCCAGTTTCTAAACCTTTAGCTTAAAAGATCTCTGTGTTCAGAGGAGAGTCCAGAGAACAAATTTATATTATTAGAGAACAGAGCTGTTTAACAGTTATGAACGTTCACACCCATCCCAGTAATGCAAAAGAGAACAAGCCAGAAGTTCTCATACATGGCCTCAGCTCAGCATCTTATCACAGAAGAATCTGTGAGCAAAGTTTATGAACAGGAAGAAAACTCTCCCCCGGGACTGCAGGGGCAAGAGCCACTTCCCTTATCAAGCCCCGAGAGCTTCTTCTTAATTATGAAGAAGCTGTGTAGTAAGCCTGCACCTAGCAATTCATTAATCCATGTTGTAAGCAAAAGGCAAGTGTGGTAGAGCTCAATTTCAGTGGCAGAATTGGAGGGAAGTATGAGTGGAATCTTATTTAATGGTGATTGGGAGTACATGCAGCCTTTGTCTACCCACCAAAGGTGAATTCTATTCAAACAATTTGGCTGATTGGTTttcatatgcatttatttattctgtggtCTCAGGTAATCACCACCCTCAGTCCTGCATCCCCAGTATTCAGGGCTCCCCAAGCACCTTCAGGGTAATGCCTGCATCCTCCCTCTGATCCCAGGGCCCTCTGCTGTCCTCCCCATCCTAATGCTAGCTTCTCCTTTCTCTGGAACAGCGTAGTCCCTCTGACCCCATCCTGGGTAGCCACCCCTCCTTGGGCCCACCCCATGGCAGCACCCTGCCCACTGGTTGTATTATGTCCTCAGATATAGGCTGAGGACGGAGTGAggcttccctcttcccccacactGGCCCCTCCCTGACCACTgttctccccaaccccacccaaCCCCACCTTGGTGCCCTCAGAGGAACTTCCTGAAGTGCTCCGAGGACAACCCACTCTTTGCTGACATTGACTGCGAGGTCTTCGAGTCACGCTTCCCCACAACCATGGCCTTGTCTGTGCTGGTGACCATTGAAATGTGCAATGCCCTCAACAGGTGGGCTGGGCTGAGGGGCCCGGAGTGGGTTGAGGGATGGGGGGTGAGGCCTAAGTATGGGGGCTGAGGATCAGAGGGGTCCAGAAGAGGGTTTTGAGGATGAGTGGGGCCAGAATTGAGATCTAGGGAACAATGAGGGCCAAGATTGGGGTCTAAAGAAACGGAGGGGCCAGGATTGGgtctgagggacagagaaaggaggttCAAGCTCTAAGGACAGGCTGCTGGGGGGCTGAGCAGACAACTGTGACACATCCCTCCCAGCTGCACTGGCCTCCCAGAAGCACTCCAGCCTACAGGCCCAATTAGGGAAATTCTAAGGCTCAGGCCACTCCCTGCACCTCCACATGGGTGGATGGGTGCCCACCGGAGGGCCTGCTCCCATCCTGGCCCAAGATGAGTATCCTGTATCATTGGCAGTGTCTCGGAGAACCAGTCGCTGCTGCGGATGCCACCCTGGCTGAACCCTTGGCTGCTGGCAGCTGTGGCCATGTCCATGGCCCTGCACTTCCTCATCCTGCTGGTGCCACCCCTGCCCGTGAGTTTCTGCCCGACTCCAAACCCCTTCTGCAACAGGGTCCAAaccttcctttaacatttctggcCCTGGGTTGGTCACTGGGCCTCTGTGGACCCTTTTGCTATGGAAAGCCTGGAGGACTGGGAGTGGGGAGATCTGAAGGTGCTTGGTGCACACAGCCTGTGCTTCAGGAGCCCTCAGACTTGGGGAACAGAAGAGGTGGAGACCAGACTTCTTGTTCTGGGGAATTTCCCAAGGCTAGGGCAGGAGGAAACACTATGCTCTTCCCCAGTACAGAATGCCTCCCACTTCTCAACAGGACCAACAGGATTTGGTCCTTGGCTAAGGTCAGGGGAGGGCACTTCTGGGAGGGGAAACAGAGTGGACAAAGATCTGGAGGTGGGACCTCAAGGAGCATCTTGGAGTTGCTCATGTCGGGTCCATTGCAGCCCAGGTGTATGAAGCAGGTGGATCGCGGGGACATGACAAGTCCTTCCCTTAA includes:
- the ATP2A3 gene encoding sarcoplasmic/endoplasmic reticulum calcium ATPase 3 isoform X4 gives rise to the protein MLILVANAIVGVWQERNAESAIEALKEYEPEMGKVIRSDRKGVQRVRARDIVPGDIVEVAVGDKVPADLRLLEIKSTTLRVDQSILTGESVSVTKHTDAILDPRAVNQDKKNMLFSGTNIASGKALGVAVATGLHTELGKIRSQMAAVEPERTPLQHKLDEFGRQLSHAISVICVAVWVINISHFADPAHGGSWLRGAVYYFKIAVALAVAAIPEGLPAVITTCLALGTRRMARKNAIVRSLPSVETLGCTSVICSDKTGTLTTNQMSVCRMFVVAEAEASSCRLHEFTISGTTYAPEGEVRQAEQLVRCGQFDGLVELATICALCNDSALDYNEAKGVYEKVGEATETALTCLVEKMNVFDTNLQALSRVERASACNAVIKQLMRKEFTLEFSRDRKSMSVYCTPTRPGLAAQGSKMFVKGAPESVIERCSSVRVGSRTVPLNATSREQILAKIRDWGSGSDTLRCLALATRDAPPRKEDMQLDDCGKFAQYEMDLTFVGCVGMLDPPRPEVAACIARCHQAGIRVVMITGDNKGTAVAICRRLGIFKDSEDVVGKAYTGREFDDLSPEQQRQACRTACCFARVEPAHKSRIVENLQSFNEITAMTGDGVNDAPALKKAEIGIAMGSGTAVAKSAAEMVLSDDNFASIVAAVEEGRAIYNNMKQFIRYLISSNVGEVVCIFLTAILGLPEALIPVQLLWVNLVTDGLPATALGFNPPDLDIMEKLPRNPREALISGWLFFRYLAIGVYVGLATVAAATWWFLYDAEGPHVTFYQLRNFLKCSEDNPLFADIDCEVFESRFPTTMALSVLVTIEMCNALNSVSENQSLLRMPPWLNPWLLAAVAMSMALHFLILLVPPLPLIFQVTPLSGRQWVVVLQISLPVILLDEALKYLSRNHVDEEKDKK
- the ATP2A3 gene encoding sarcoplasmic/endoplasmic reticulum calcium ATPase 3 isoform X2, with the protein product MEAAHLLSAADVLRRFSVTVEGGLRPEQVTSARERYGPNELPTEEGKSLWELVLEQFEDLLVRILLLAALVSFVLAWFEEGEETTTAFVEPLVIMLILVANAIVGVWQERNAESAIEALKEYEPEMGKVIRSDRKGVQRVRARDIVPGDIVEVAVGDKVPADLRLLEIKSTTLRVDQSILTGESVSVTKHTDAILDPRAVNQDKKNMLFSGTNIASGKALGVAVATGLHTELGKIRSQMAAVEPERTPLQHKLDEFGRQLSHAISVICVAVWVINISHFADPAHGGSWLRGAVYYFKIAVALAVAAIPEGLPAVITTCLALGTRRMARKNAIVRSLPSVETLGCTSVICSDKTGTLTTNQMSVCRMFVVAEAEASSCRLHEFTISGTTYAPEGEVRQAEQLVRCGQFDGLVELATICALCNDSALDYNEAKGVYEKVGEATETALTCLVEKMNVFDTNLQALSRVERASACNAVIKQLMRKEFTLEFSRDRKSMSVYCTPTRPGLAAQGSKMFVKGAPESVIERCSSVRVGSRTVPLNATSREQILAKIRDWGSGSDTLRCLALATRDAPPRKEDMQLDDCGKFAQYEMDLTFVGCVGMLDPPRPEVAACIARCHQAGIRVVMITGDNKGTAVAICRRLGIFKDSEDVVGKAYTGREFDDLSPEQQRQACRTACCFARVEPAHKSRIVENLQSFNEITAMTGDGVNDAPALKKAEIGIAMGSGTAVAKSAAEMVLSDDNFASIVAAVEEGRAIYNNMKQFIRYLISSNVGEVVCIFLTAILGLPEALIPVQLLWVNLVTDGLPATALGFNPPDLDIMEKLPRNPREALISGWLFFRYLAIGVYVGLATVAAATWWFLYDAEGPHVTFYQLRNFLKCSEDNPLFADIDCEVFESRFPTTMALSVLVTIEMCNALNSVSENQSLLRMPPWLNPWLLAAVAMSMALHFLILLVPPLPLIFQVTPLSGRQWVVVLQISLPVILLDEALKYLSRNHVDEKDKK